Below is a genomic region from Streptomyces sp. RPA4-2.
GATCTCGTACCTCGTAGCAGGCGGCCGGGTTGGTCAGGGTCTGCGTGTTGGCGCAGGACTCCTGGAACTGCCAGACACCGATGAACGTGTAGGCGCCGAAGACCAGCACGGAGGCGCCGGTGGCGAGGCCGTCCAGACCGTCCGTCAGGTTCACGCCGTTCGACATCGCCAGGATCATGAACAGCGCCCAGACCACGAACAGCACCGGGCCGATGGTCCAGCCGAAGTCCTGGACGAAGGAGAGCTTGGTGGAGGCCGGGGTGTTGCCGCGGTTGTCGGAGAACTGGAGCGCGAGCACCGCGAAGGAGATGCCGACGATCAGCTGTCCGGCCATCTTCGCCTTGGCCCGCAGACCGAGCGAACGCCGCTTGACGATCTTGATGTAGTCGTCCAGGAAGCCGACCAGGCCCATGCCCGCCATGAGGCCGAGCACCAGGAGACCCGAGAAGGTGGGCGGGTAACCCGTGATGATCTTGGACAGGAAGTACGCGGCGATCGTCGCCAGGATGAAGGCGATACCACCCATGGTCGGCGTACCGCGCTTGCTGTGGTGCTCCTTCGGCCCGTCGTCACGGATGTACTGCCCGTAGCCCTTGCGGGCCAGCAGCTTGATCAGCAGCGGCGTGCCGACCAGGGTGAGGAACAGACCAATGACTCCTGCGAACAGGATCTGCTTCATCATCGGGCAGCAACCTCACCCTCGGCACCGCCTGCGAGCAGCGCCTGCGCCACCCGTTCGAGACCGACCGACCGGGACGCCTTCACGAGCACGACGTCCCCCGGGCGCAACTCGCTGCGCAGCAGGTCGACAGCCGCCTGTGCGTCGGACACGTGCACCGACTCCTCACCCCACGAACCCTCGTTATATGCGCCCAGTTGGAGCCAGGACGCTTCCCTGCCCCCGACCGCGACGAGCTTGCTGACGTTGAGTCGGACGGCGAGCCGCCCGATCGCGTCGTGCTCGGCGAGAGCCTCGTCCCCGAGCTCGGCCATCTGACCGAGCACCGCCCACGTACGACGTCCCCGCCCCATCGCCACGAGCGCGCGCAGGGCGGCTCGCATGGACTCGGGATTCGCGTTGTAGGCGTCGTTGACGACCGTCACGCCGTCCGGGCGCTCGGTGACCTCCATCCGCCAGCGGGAGAGGGAGCCCGCCTCGGAGAGCGCGCGGGCGATCTCGTCTGCGGACATGCCCAGCTCATGGGCGACGGCGGCCGCGGCGAGCGCGTTCGACACGTGGTGCTCACCGTACAGGCGCATGGTCACATCACTGCACCCGGAGGGTGTGTGAAGCCTGAACGCCGGCTGTCCGAGGTCCGTGAGACGGACGTTCTCGGCGCGTACGTCCGCTTCGCCGGACTCTCCGAAAAGCACCACCCGCGCCTTCGTCCGGGACGCCATGGCGCGGACGAGGGGGTCGTCGGCGTTGAGGACCGCGGCGCCGTCCTCGGGGAGGCCCTCGACGAGCTCGCCCTTCGCCTGTGCAATCTGTTCGCGGCCGCCGAACTCGCCGATGTGGGCGGTGCCGACGTTGAGGACGAGACCGATTTTCGGCGGGGTGAGATCCGCGAGGTAACGGATGTGGCCGATGCCGCGGGCGCCCATCTCCAGCACGAGGTACTTCGTCTCCTCGGTGGCGGTCAGGGCGGTCAGCGGCAGTCCGATCTCGTTGTTGAGCGAACCGGGCGTGAAGACGGTCGGCGCCTTGCTCCGCAGGACCTGGGCGATCAGGTCCTTGGTGCTGGTCTTGCCCGCGGAGCCGGTGAGGGCCACGAGCGTCGTGCCGAGCCGTTCGACGACATGGCGGGCGAGGGCGCCGAGGGCCGTCTGCACGTCCTCGACGACGATCGCGGGCACGCCGACGGGCCGGGAGGCCAGTACGGCGACCGCGCCCGCGTCGACGACCGCGCGGGCGAAGTCGTGGCCGTCCACGCGCTCGCCGGCGAAGGCGACGAAGAGGCTGCCTGGCTCCACTTCACGGGAGTCTCTGACGACCGGTCCGGTGACCTGTAGCGCCGGATCCGGTATGTCGTGCGTCTGCCCGCCGACGACTGCTGCGATCTCGGCGAGAGAGAGGGCGATCACAAGTTCATCCCTGGGTCTTCTGGATAGCTTCGCGAAGCACCTGGCGGTCGTCGAAGGGACGCACCACCCCGGCGATGTCCTGGCCCTGCTCGTGGCCCTTGCCCGCGACCAGCACGGTGTCGCCGGGCCGGGCCCGGGCGACGGCTGCGGCGATGGCGGCGGCCCGGTCCTCGAAGACCTGGACCTCGCCGCGCTCGTGGGCCGGTACCTCGGCGGCGCCGGCGAGCATCGTGGCGAGGATCGCCAGGGGGTCCTCGGAGCGGGGGTTGTCCGATGTCAGTACGGCGGTGTCGGCGAGCCGCGCCACGGCGGCGCCCATCGGCATCCGCTTGGTCATGTCGCGGTCACCGCCGCAGCCGAGCACGACGTGCAGCCGGCCCTCGGTGACCTTGCGCAGCGCGCGCAGCACCGACTCGACGGCGTCCGTCTTGTGGGCGTAGTCGACCACCGCGAGGTAGGGCTGGCCCGCGTCCACGCGCTCCAGCCGGCCCGGGACGCCCGGGACGGCGGCGATGCCGTCGGCCGCGGTCTGCGGGTCGAGTCCGGCGGCGGCGAGGGCGACGATCGCGGCGAGGGTGTTCGCCACGTTGAAGGGGCCCGCGAGCGGCGACCTGGCGGTGATCCGCTCGCCCTTGGGTCCGACCGCGACGAAGACCGAGTCCATCGGACCGACCTCGACCTCCTCGGCCCGCCAGTCGGCGTCCGGGTGGCCCTCCGCGGAGAAGGTGACGACGGGGACAGTGGTCTCCTCGGCCAGTCGGCGCCCGTAGGCGTCGTCGAGGTTGATCACGCCGAGTTTGCTGCGTTCCGGAGTGAACAGCTGCGCCTTGGCCCGGAAGTAGTCCTCCATGTCGGAGTGGAACTCCATGTGTTCCGGGCTGAGGTTGTTGAAGACGGCGATGTCGAAGACGCAGCCGTCGACCCGGCCGAGCACCAGCGCGTGGCTGGAAACCTCCATCGCGACCGCGTCGACACCGCGTTCGCGCATGACCGCGAACAGCGCCTGGAGATCGGTTGCTTCGGGGGTGGTGCGCTCCGACTTGATGCGCTCGTCGCCGATGCGCATCTCCACCGTGCCGATCAGGCCGGTGTTGCGGACCGTCTTCAGACCGCCCTCGACGAGGTACGCCGTGGTGGTCTTGCCAGAGGTTCCGGTGATGCCGATCTGGAGCAGGTCGCGCCCGGGGTGGCCGTAGATCGTGGCCGCGAGCTCGCCCATGCGTCCGCGCGGGTCGTCGACCACGAGGACCGGCAGGCCGGTGGCCTCGGCCCGCTCGGCACCGGTCGGGTCGGTCAGCACGGCGACCGCGCCGAGACCGGCCGCCTGGGTCACGTAGTCGGCACCGTGCAGGCGGGCGCCGGGCAGCGCGGCGTAGAGGTCGCCGGGGCGCACGGCGCGGGAGTCGTGGGTGATGCCCGTGACCTCCGCGGTCGACGCCGGGGCGTGGGCACCCAGCTGATCGGCGAGCTCCGCGAGGGGTGTTGCGGAGTTCTGGACCGGTCGCGGCGGCCCCGGATATGTCACAGGAACGCCCTTCTGGGTGATTTGGGACTGATCAGCGTGTGGCACGGCGGTGAGCGTACCGGGCTCACCCCCGCCGGAGCGAAGCGAGGGGCGCGGGGAGCCCTGGTTGCGGGGATCCGGGGTGATCGTTGTCACGAGGTGGTTCCTGGTCCGTTGTACGTACGGGCTGATCAGGGCGTGCGGTCGGGGGCGGGCTCGGGGCGGATCACGGGGTGAAGGAGACGGGGAGGTTGGCGGCCCCGGCTCCGGTGGGCGGGATCTGGAGGGTCTTCAGCGC
It encodes:
- the murF gene encoding UDP-N-acetylmuramoyl-tripeptide--D-alanyl-D-alanine ligase, which codes for MIALSLAEIAAVVGGQTHDIPDPALQVTGPVVRDSREVEPGSLFVAFAGERVDGHDFARAVVDAGAVAVLASRPVGVPAIVVEDVQTALGALARHVVERLGTTLVALTGSAGKTSTKDLIAQVLRSKAPTVFTPGSLNNEIGLPLTALTATEETKYLVLEMGARGIGHIRYLADLTPPKIGLVLNVGTAHIGEFGGREQIAQAKGELVEGLPEDGAAVLNADDPLVRAMASRTKARVVLFGESGEADVRAENVRLTDLGQPAFRLHTPSGCSDVTMRLYGEHHVSNALAAAAVAHELGMSADEIARALSEAGSLSRWRMEVTERPDGVTVVNDAYNANPESMRAALRALVAMGRGRRTWAVLGQMAELGDEALAEHDAIGRLAVRLNVSKLVAVGGREASWLQLGAYNEGSWGEESVHVSDAQAAVDLLRSELRPGDVVLVKASRSVGLERVAQALLAGGAEGEVAAR
- a CDS encoding UDP-N-acetylmuramoyl-L-alanyl-D-glutamate--2,6-diaminopimelate ligase — translated: MTYPGPPRPVQNSATPLAELADQLGAHAPASTAEVTGITHDSRAVRPGDLYAALPGARLHGADYVTQAAGLGAVAVLTDPTGAERAEATGLPVLVVDDPRGRMGELAATIYGHPGRDLLQIGITGTSGKTTTAYLVEGGLKTVRNTGLIGTVEMRIGDERIKSERTTPEATDLQALFAVMRERGVDAVAMEVSSHALVLGRVDGCVFDIAVFNNLSPEHMEFHSDMEDYFRAKAQLFTPERSKLGVINLDDAYGRRLAEETTVPVVTFSAEGHPDADWRAEEVEVGPMDSVFVAVGPKGERITARSPLAGPFNVANTLAAIVALAAAGLDPQTAADGIAAVPGVPGRLERVDAGQPYLAVVDYAHKTDAVESVLRALRKVTEGRLHVVLGCGGDRDMTKRMPMGAAVARLADTAVLTSDNPRSEDPLAILATMLAGAAEVPAHERGEVQVFEDRAAAIAAAVARARPGDTVLVAGKGHEQGQDIAGVVRPFDDRQVLREAIQKTQG
- the mraY gene encoding phospho-N-acetylmuramoyl-pentapeptide-transferase, whose product is MMKQILFAGVIGLFLTLVGTPLLIKLLARKGYGQYIRDDGPKEHHSKRGTPTMGGIAFILATIAAYFLSKIITGYPPTFSGLLVLGLMAGMGLVGFLDDYIKIVKRRSLGLRAKAKMAGQLIVGISFAVLALQFSDNRGNTPASTKLSFVQDFGWTIGPVLFVVWALFMILAMSNGVNLTDGLDGLATGASVLVFGAYTFIGVWQFQESCANTQTLTNPAACYEVRDPLDLAIVASALMGACLGFLWWNTSPAKIFMGDTGSLALGGALAGLAICSRTELLLALLGGLFVLITMSVVIQVGSFRLTGKRVFRMAPLQHHFELKGWSEVLVVVRFWIIQGICVIVGLGIFYAGWAAEK